In Strix aluco isolate bStrAlu1 chromosome 17, bStrAlu1.hap1, whole genome shotgun sequence, the genomic stretch CACTCTGGTTCTCCTGAAAAACTGACACAAGTGGAAGGCTTCAACTTCCTGAAGCTTCAGCAGGGTGCTgtataaaaaacccccacactctAGAAACTATTATAAGCTTGAGAAAAGTTTAGTAGCTCTGAGAGTCTCAAAATAGCATTCTGAGACAATTAACCACTGAAGGAAATTCTGCCAGAGGCAAGTGGGAAACAACTGCAAGCAGTCATCTGGGGGGACTAGTATGAAAAGGTCACATGAGTCTCGGAGGCTTGTGTGGTGCAGCATGGGGATAGTTGCCATTCCCAACACAGACTCTCTGTGGGGAGACGAAGCATTTGAGCTGTCTTAATCTCTTTGACCATCAGGTTTCTGTCACTGTAGCAGATTTTAGTTGCTGTTAGCTCTTGCACAATATGCTCACATGGTTCTGGTTTCTGTTTCCTCCTGAAGCCAATGAAGGCCGGAATGACTATCACCCCATGTTTTTCACCCATGACCGTGCATTTGAAGAGCTATTTGCCATCTGCATCCAGCTGTTGAACAAGACCTGGAAAGAAATGAGGGCAACAGCAGAAGATTTTAATAAGGTCAGAGTGGTGAAGAGGTATTTTTGTAGAATCTTTTGCAAAACAGTTTGTGTTCATTCAGACTGTACACTTAGTTAAAGGATAGGGTGCAGAAGGTATGACAGGGCATTGACCTGAGTTGTAAGGGAGGATGGCCCAACTTTTATTTGGTATGACCTGAGGTCATTCTTTGTTATTCTGGATCTTCAAGGTCACTAGTATGTTGACGCTCCTGGCCCCAGTTATTCCATGTCAGTTCTTTGCTGCCACTGAGCTGTGCCCTGGTTCTCTGCTGCCATTAAGCAGCCAGAATGTGACTTGCTTTTCTCCCTGCACAACCTCTTTAGGTTATGCAGGTTGTGAGGGAACAGATCACACGGGCTCTCCCCTCTAAACCGAACTCCTTGGACCAGTTCAAGAGCAAACTGCGCAGCCTGAGCTATTCTGAGATCCTGCGACTACGCCAGTCTGAGAGAATGAGCCAAGATGACTTCCAGTCGCCACCTATTGTGTAAGTGCCTAACAAAAACAGTTGCCTTCTGTGCTTGCCGGTATCTACATTTTCTGCTTACTCTTCCACATTTGATTGCCAGGGAGCTGAGAGAGAAAATCCAACCTGAGATCTTGGAGCTGATAAAGCAACAGCGCCTGAACAGGCTCTGTGAGGGAAGTAGCTTTCGAAAAATTGGAAATCGCAGAAGGCAAGGTAAGGTGACAGCAtctactgcatttttttcatgtgaagaaCTGTAGGCAAATAACATCTAATGGATTAATCTGTCAGCAGGTGTGTTGCCAGAAAGGAAAGCTGGTTACCTGGGCTGTCTATACCAGCCGGTAGTTTGGGATAGATGCACTTCTAAGGATACAGCCATCTCCTCATGAACAGGAAGCAGTGCTGAGGAACTGCAGGGGTAGAGGGATCAGCTGGGGAGACTGTAATGTGGTGGCCGTAAGACCTTATGGAAGGATCTCGCTCAGCTTACTCTACTTGGTGTGTGTTCCAGAAAGATTTTGGTACTGTCGCCTGGCTCTGAATCACAAGGTGTTACACTATGGAGATCTGGAAGATAATGCCCAGGGGGAAGTGACCTTTGAATCTCTACAGGAAAAAAGTAAGTCCCAGTTACTGCTCTGAGCACACTGTGCAGTGCTCTGTGCTCTGCCGTCTATAGGCCGTTGAGTACCGTCCTAGAGATGAGAGAAAAAGGGCTGTGGCTGAAGCTCTGACTGAGATGAGATCAACTTTTGGTCCTTGCCCAAACCCTTTGAGTCTTGAAATTGCTTGGTATTTCTTAGGACAGCCAGCTGTAGGGATGTGTTACTGGTAATGTGTTTTGGAAAGCTGCAGTAATGAGCTACAAAAACAGGAACAATTGTCAGttgcaaagacaaaacaaagctCTGTCTTTTCCTGGTTAGGATTTCTTGtttgtgagttttattttttcactgttagTTCCAGTTGCAGACATCAAAGCCATTGTCACAGGGAAGGATTGTCCACACATGAAGGAGAAAAGTGCACTGAAACAGAACAAAGTAAGTGCTCCCATTTTGCCTGTAATTAATATCTAGTGCTGTAGAGTTGAAGACTGAAAGCAAGCAACAGGAGGAAACGGTCTTCCATGCTGCAGGTGCACTGTTGACAAAACCCATTTCATATCTGGGCCTTCTCTTAGTGCTCGTCTGTGACTGGTAGGTGCTGTGAGCGTAGTCTGGCTGTGCTACAGGCGATTCGGAGTTGCTGGGAATGCTGATATGGGAAGGTGCGCTGAGCTGTGGCGAGGCAGCTTCTCGTGTTGGGTTAGCAGGCAGAAGGTGCTGTGATGTTTTGTTCAGTTGATGAGTGAAAGATTCTTTTCCATTCAGGAAGTGTTAGAATTGGCCTTCTCGATATTATACGATCCCGATGAGACCTTGAACTTCATTGCACCTAATAAATATGAGGTAAGAAATGTAGCTGTTAAGCAGTAGAATATTAACTTCAGAGGTTAAGAGGGATCAGTTGCTTCTTATTAAAGGCTTGAGCGGGATATCTCCCACTGGGTTCATTCTTAGATGATGTTGGCGATGCTTATTTCCCCCCGCAGTTACCTTtctattaccaaaaaaaatttcTACACTAATTTCCCTGGACTGCTACTTTCTTTCCTCCTATGCAGTCAGTTGTTCCTTTTCCCCATTCTATAAGACACTGATGTCGaaaatagctttgctttttctgttgttacGCCACAACAGAAGCTCTTGGCCCTCTCCTAGAGccatgggctgctgctgccttgcacTGGCAATCTCTGTGGGCACTGTTTTGGGGccgggtttttttcccccatgggtTAACGCCCTCAGTGTTTCCTCTTGTGGGCTGTGTAGGAGTGTCTCTAACTGTTGCGTGGATGGAAAGATTCGACAGAACCTGTCGTTTGTGCCCGCAGTTGTGATGACCCTCTCTTCCCACAGTACTGTATCTGGATTGACGGCCTCAATGCTCTCCTGGGGAAGGACATGTCCAGCGAGCTGACCAAGAGCGATCTGGACACGCTGCTGAGCATGGAGATGAAGCTGCGGCTGCTGGACTTGGAGAACATCCAGATCCCCGAGGCGCCGCCGCCCATCCCCAAGGAGCCCAGCAGCTACGACTTCGTCTACCACTACGGAtgaggcggggccgggccgcggggcccGGAGCGCGCGGCCGctggggggcggggcgggcgccgcgcGCCGTTTGTACCCGTGACAATAATAACAACCAATCGGAGCCCGGCTGCGCCGCCTCTCTCCGCTCGGACCCCGCCCACCGCGGCCGGCGGCGTCTCttccctccgccgccgccgcccccttcccgccgccgcggcccctcagcagccgccttcctcctcctcctctttctctccctcagcagcccttctccccctccccctccccctcctcctgggCCCCCCGGGCAGCCGTGGCGatggcggcggcgctggggcgggcggcgggcgcggcgccgcTGGTGCTGCTGTACTACGGCTGCTCGGCCGccatcaccttctacaacaagTGGCTCCTGCAggtgcggggcggggcggcggcgcggggcggcggcgcggggcggtggTGACGGCGGCTCTCGGTCCCGCAGAGCTTCCCCTTCCCGCTGCTCGTCACGCTGCTgcacctcctcctcatcttcgGCCTCTCGGCGCTCGCCCGTGCGCTGGCGCGCTGCCGCTCGGGGCGGCCCCGTACCGCGCTGCCCTGGGCCGACTGTCTGCGCCGCGCGGCGCCCGCAGGtaccgggggcgggggggggggacgggggagcGGCGGAGCGGGAGCGGGCGGTGCGGAACGGTGCCCGCCCGCCGCGGGTGACCGCTCGGGCCCTTCCCGGAGCCGCGTCCGACGGCGGCCGGGGCCGGTGCCAGGGTCCCCCTGGGCGGGGCGAGCCGGGGGGCGGCGAGCCCCGCGCCCGCGGGTGCCCAGCGCTGCGGGCCGCCCCTGCGTTCCCTCAGCAGGCGCGGGGTAGGAGTAGGTGCTACTCGCAGCTAGGGCCTGAGTCGTACCGTCCTTGTTGGCCATAACAAGAGCGGCTCAGAGTGCGGACAGGCCGCACCGAGCGTATTTTTCCAAAGGAAGCCCTGACACGTGAGAACACGCAGTGAGAATCTCGCACAGTACCTCCATCTCTGCAagttattttttctcattaacGGTGGTATCAAGCCACGTGTTTGTTATTTCAGGAGCTTTCTCTGGTTGGAACTTAGTCTTTATGATACAGAAGGTTGTTGTACGTGACACACAAAACTGCTGCAGCCGAGACCAGGGAGTGAAGCTCCTACTCGGAGCACAGATCTCCAGCTACTTCAGCAATTCTTTGGCTGTATCTTACGTTGGTTCAGTCATCGTCGTACTGTGTCCCACAGTATCTGGGCTAAGATCTCTGGCAAGGTTTACAATACCTTACCTAACATGCCCTATGGTTTCTTGAAAAACGCCTTCTCCACACCTGTAGCAGTACCACCTTTCAGCACAGCCTGCCACTGTGGCTCAGGGGAACTGTTTTCTGGGGTAGGAAGTTTATGGCCAGGGAGAACAGACTGTAATGAGAGCTGCACCAGGATTAAGGGCGTGTGCTGAGGATTGTTACCACGCTTACTTCTTCAGGGTTCTGGCAGTGGCCCTCATACTGAGGAGTTACCGTGCTCTGATAACGTTCTGAAAAGAGTTGGTGCAAATCAGCGATGGCTTTCAGTCACAGGGAGGGCAAGAGTTATCTTTACGCTTTTGCATAGTGTGTGGTCAGTGAGTGTGGTGCTGAGTCCAGCTTAGACCACAGGGAAAGGGACAGAAACATGAAGAGCTGAGGGTACCCAAGCGGTGTTGTACTGAAGGGTTAACCCAAGGAAAACGTGGGTTTTTCTCTGGGTCTGCTCTGCTCTCTACATTCATGCCCAAGTAGCAgggttttggtgtttggttttatgTCGTGGAAGACAGttaacttcaggatttttttctttgattctttAGCTCTGTCAACTTCCTTGGATATTGGGCTGAGTAACTGGAGCTTCCTGTACGTCACTGTCTCCCTGTGAGTACAAACACCATCTTCCCCGGGAGCCCTCTGGGGGGGTTTGAAAGTGCTTTGTCAGGGTCAGATTCCTGGATGGGTGTATGACGAGGGGGGGCATGCAGGGTCTGTGATAGCTGTCTGGTAGCAAGGTAGAAGGGGGCCATCTGGTGCCTAATAGTGCTTTGCTGGGAAGGAGGATGTTGGAGGAGACTGACAGTGTATTTTGGTCCTTACAGCTACACGATGACCAAATCCTCTGCCATTCTCTTCATCCTGCTTTTTTCACTGCTCTTCAAGCTGGAGGAAGTGGTAAGGGTCCCACACTATGCCTTAGGGAGGGAGAAGTTCCTGCCCAGGGAAAGAGGCAGTACGTGAACAGGAAACGTACAAGTAGAGGAAGAATGCGGTTACGTGGATGAATTGTCTCTGTTAAGCTCTAGGAGTCTGTAGTGACTTTTGTGTTTGCTCTCACCCAGAGGGTGGCATTGCTGCTGGTGGTTCTGCTCATCGCGGGGGGGCTCTTCATGTTCACCTACAAGTCCACACAGTTCAACGCCCAGGGCTTCGTGCTGGTGCTGTGTGCCTCTTTCCTTGGGGGTATTCGCTGGACTCTCACGCAGATACTTATGCAGAAGGCTGAGCTGGGTATGTAGGGTGTTAGGAAGTGATGGGTGGTGCTGGTAATGGGGAGGGGAATAAGGAGGTGGTGGCCCTTGCTGCAGAAACAAGACATCTTGTGTAAGGGATGGTGTTTGGCACTTGGGCAGGGTTTATTTGTTGATGGGTAATGAAGGTGGCTTTGgcatctgcagcagcacaggtgtGGGCGTTACAGATAAGGTGTATGTCTAGGAAGGGTGCTAATAAAGGCTCTAGGAGCTATGTTATTCCCTGGCTTGTTGCTACCTGGTCTGTTATTGATTCTCCTCTTTCAGGGCTCCAGAACCCCATTGATACCATGTTTCACCTGCAGCCGCTCATGTTCCTGGGGCTCTTCCCTCTCTTTGTGGTGTTTGAGGGTGCGTGAGTTAATTAGAGAAAGCAGGGATAGCTTTATAGAGTGGTTGGGGAGATTGCTTAGCAGTTTGTTGTTTGAGATGATTCATTTAGATAAGCGAACATCTATGAACTTTCCAAAGTCGTTGGAGACCTGGAATTGTAAGGGCCCACATACACCTTATGCTGGCGGAACGTTAAAGAGTGCACAGGAATAGTAGCCTGCCACACTTGTGGAAGTAGGGGCTGTGAAGAACTGGCTCCACATCCTCCTGATACTGGAATGTGAGCGGCCCACCCCCATCTTGTTGTGAGGAGTCCTGGGAGTTGGGAAAGGTACTCTGCTACTCACTGTCTTGTTCCTAGGCCTGCCTTTGTCCATATCAGAGAAGCTCCTCCGTTTCCATGAAGCAGGAATGCTGCTCTCTCTGGTAGGGAAGCTGTTCTTGGGTGGAATTCTTGCCTTTGGTCTAGGCTTTTCTGAGTTCCTCTTGGTTTCCAGAACATCTAGCCTCACCCTTTCCGTTGCTGGCATTTTTAAGGTAAGGCATGGTTCCTGTGCTAATACTACAAGGCAAGTACCGAGTCATGTCTAACGGGCCTCGTGTGGTGGGAACTTCCTTAGAGCCTTAGACATCATCTCCTGTTGTTTTTGTTCTCCTTGCACAGGAGCTTGATGCTTTTCCTTGCAGTCTCTGCAGTGAAGTCACTTGATCCCTGACAGCACGGGGCAGAGACTCATGGCTGTTCTATAAAAAATACTATTAAGGTCCAGAGTTTGGTGGGGCCTGGGATAGGCTAAAACACGTGGACTTCATGAGCAGTGGGTGGtgcgggagggaggaggggtaaGAAGGGCATGCTCTTACATCAGACCTGGATATGAACAAACCACTGGCTTGAACTATCTCTAACCTAGTCTGGCACATCCTCCCCTCCTTTGAGGAATCCAGCACACACACTTTTGAGCTGAATGGTGACAGGGGAAATTTGTCTGATCTGGAAGTCACGGGATTCCCGTGTAGCCAAGCTATGCAGTCAGAGGACTTAAAATCCCCCATCCCAGTTTAACAGGTCATTCTGTTCCTCGAAACTGTTTCTAGAACTCTCTGCACATGGAAGAATGTGCTGATGGAAATTAGCAGCCTGGAATCTTGATCTGGGCTTGAGCTCTAAAATGTCTTGTGCGTATCTCCTCAGATCCTGCCCTGCCATTTGTCATGTTTTTTGTTTCCACAGGAAATCTGCATTTTATTCCTCGCCACGCGTTTGCTGGGAGACCGCCTCAGTCTCTTGAACTGgctgggttttgctgtctgtctGTCGGGAATCTCCCTTCATGTCATTCTCAAAGCCATGAATTCCAAAGGTGATTCTGTTTTAAAtccctttctgtttctctgtagGCATTCTTGTAGCTTCACTAGGAGCTGTGTCTAGCGGCAGCTCCTCGCCAGTGCCAGGTTTGATGGGTGTTCTAGCGCGTTTGTCACTAAACAGGCTGTCTGCATGCAGGTGAAAAAGCACTGAAGCTACAGAAAGAGGCCAGCTCTGACCCtgacctggagctgctgctgcaccactCTGAAcatggtgaggaggaggaagaggatgttgAAACCCCACAGCAACACTGACTGAACACGAAGCACAAAGGCCCCTGCCCTGTTCTGACCACACCTGCCTGATGGCTCTCTAGGAGGAAGGTCTGAGAGTCTCTCTGTGACCACCCAGAGGAGAGCCAGGGCCTGGTGAGAGAGTCCTGCTGTTCTGCTGCAGTGTGGATCTGTAGATGCTGCTCGAGAAAGAGGCGATGCCCCTTTCATATCCCCTTCACAGAGAGCAAACTCGGAAGATGAGCCCTGGTTCATTGGAAGCAGAACGATGTGGTGAGACTGGGAGATGCTATGGGAAGCTTATTAGGAAGTCCTGAAGGCTGTAAGGAGAGTCTAGACCACGAGCTCTAGGGTAAGCATGGCCATGTCTGGATGGCCGGCTGAGCGGTTCAGGGGTGATTGTAGCATTGTTTAGGCTTTGGCTTCAACAGAGAAGGTAGATATACCTTCTCATACTTTATGGTTCTGCTGAGGAGGAACTCCCATCTTGGCGGGAGCAGATGACTACATATAAATCCATAGACTCATCCCAGGAAGAAGGAGCCTTTGTGCCTGGTGACCTTCGTGTTCTGTGTGCGTAGTAAAGAGAGAATTAAATGCTGGTATCTGGGACCAATTGATGATGGTTGGAAGAAGGACAGGGATGCATGAGCACTTGTGGCCCTACAGGCCAAGGGGAGAGAGAGCAGTATCCCAGGAGATCTAGCTTGAGCAATAAGCTTATCAGAAAGTATGTGGGTATTTGAgggggggattttttgttttttaaataaactatttctCTGATTCCTTTTTGTCTGCACATTATGCACCTATGCTTCATTAAGCAGAGGTCATTTGCCTTCTGAACTCCTTTCCTTTTGGACCCACACTGACCTTGCTACTGTATGCCCAATTATTTCTGAGTCCTGGCACGCAAAATACTTGCCTGTGAACAGGATCCTTGATCTCAAGGTTTAGGGGGATCTTCCTGCAACCCGTCACGTTTGTGCCAGCCAAGAGAGCATACTGCATACTGACTTGTCTGCTTTTTTGTGTGAACAAGACACTGTATCT encodes the following:
- the SLC35H1 gene encoding solute carrier family 35 member C2 isoform X1, which encodes MAAALGRAAGAAPLVLLYYGCSAAITFYNKWLLQSFPFPLLVTLLHLLLIFGLSALARALARCRSGRPRTALPWADCLRRAAPAALSTSLDIGLSNWSFLYVTVSLYTMTKSSAILFILLFSLLFKLEEVRVALLLVVLLIAGGLFMFTYKSTQFNAQGFVLVLCASFLGGIRWTLTQILMQKAELGLQNPIDTMFHLQPLMFLGLFPLFVVFEGLPLSISEKLLRFHEAGMLLSLVGKLFLGGILAFGLGFSEFLLVSRTSSLTLSVAGIFKEICILFLATRLLGDRLSLLNWLGFAVCLSGISLHVILKAMNSKGEKALKLQKEASSDPDLELLLHHSEHAPPPLPCTRQTHLPRGHNSLYKGSWPVLRPLSCGAAAFFLDVEGLQWNSPGRMRWSWCLVLETVLHSPLLAALNSSFVSEDKMDQPWPRTSWTLKIWEWGRKYSAVLNGRV
- the SLC35H1 gene encoding solute carrier family 35 member C2 isoform X3, encoding MAAALGRAAGAAPLVLLYYGCSAAITFYNKWLLQSFPFPLLVTLLHLLLIFGLSALARALARCRSGRPRTALPWADCLRRAAPAALSTSLDIGLSNWSFLYVTVSLYTMTKSSAILFILLFSLLFKLEEVRVALLLVVLLIAGGLFMFTYKSTQFNAQGFVLVLCASFLGGIRWTLTQILMQKAELGLQNPIDTMFHLQPLMFLGLFPLFVVFEGLPLSISEKLLRFHEAGMLLSLVGKLFLGGILAFGLGFSEFLLVSRTSSLTLSVAGIFKEICILFLATRLLGDRLSLLNWLGFAVCLSGISLHVILKAMNSKGEKALKLQKEASSDPDLELLLHHSEHGAPLPPGMKHFFCISCMCLESARAMWEACRCASPEHSWHGAPLCSASRECFLRKLLLQILH
- the SLC35H1 gene encoding solute carrier family 35 member C2 isoform X4; its protein translation is MAAALGRAAGAAPLVLLYYGCSAAITFYNKWLLQSFPFPLLVTLLHLLLIFGLSALARALARCRSGRPRTALPWADCLRRAAPAALSTSLDIGLSNWSFLYVTVSLYTMTKSSAILFILLFSLLFKLEEVRVALLLVVLLIAGGLFMFTYKSTQFNAQGFVLVLCASFLGGIRWTLTQILMQKAELGLQNPIDTMFHLQPLMFLGLFPLFVVFEGLPLSISEKLLRFHEAGMLLSLVGKLFLGGILAFGLGFSEFLLVSRTSSLTLSVAGIFKEICILFLATRLLGDRLSLLNWLGFAVCLSGISLHVILKAMNSKGEKALKLQKEASSDPDLELLLHHSEHAETVDRYVTELKTCSKTLELRICENCGHGLICRILHTA
- the SLC35H1 gene encoding solute carrier family 35 member C2 isoform X8, producing the protein MAAALGRAAGAAPLVLLYYGCSAAITFYNKWLLQSFPFPLLVTLLHLLLIFGLSALARALARCRSGRPRTALPWADCLRRAAPAALSTSLDIGLSNWSFLYVTVSLYTMTKSSAILFILLFSLLFKLEEVRVALLLVVLLIAGGLFMFTYKSTQFNAQGFVLVLCASFLGGIRWTLTQILMQKAELGLQNPIDTMFHLQPLMFLGLFPLFVVFEGLPLSISEKLLRFHEAGMLLSLVGKLFLGGILAFGLGFSEFLLVSRTSSLTLSVAGIFKEICILFLATRLLGDRLSLLNWLGFAVCLSGISLHVILKAMNSKGEKALKLQKEASSDPDLELLLHHSEHGEEEEEDVETPQQH
- the SLC35H1 gene encoding solute carrier family 35 member C2 isoform X9, with amino-acid sequence MTKSSAILFILLFSLLFKLEEVRVALLLVVLLIAGGLFMFTYKSTQFNAQGFVLVLCASFLGGIRWTLTQILMQKAELGLQNPIDTMFHLQPLMFLGLFPLFVVFEGLPLSISEKLLRFHEAGMLLSLVGKLFLGGILAFGLGFSEFLLVSRTSSLTLSVAGIFKEICILFLATRLLGDRLSLLNWLGFAVCLSGISLHVILKAMNSKGEKALKLQKEASSDPDLELLLHHSEHAPPPLPCTRQTHLPRGHNSLYKGSWPVLRPLSCGAAAFFLDVEGLQWNSPGRMRWSWCLVLETVLHSPLLAALNSSFVSEDKMDQPWPRTSWTLKIWEWGRKYSAVLNGRV
- the SLC35H1 gene encoding solute carrier family 35 member C2 isoform X7; this encodes MAAALGRAAGAAPLVLLYYGCSAAITFYNKWLLQSFPFPLLVTLLHLLLIFGLSALARALARCRSGRPRTALPWADCLRRAAPAALSTSLDIGLSNWSFLYVTVSLYTMTKSSAILFILLFSLLFKLEEVRVALLLVVLLIAGGLFMFTYKSTQFNAQGFVLVLCASFLGGIRWTLTQILMQKAELGLQNPIDTMFHLQPLMFLGLFPLFVVFEGLPLSISEKLLRFHEAGMLLSLVGKLFLGGILAFGLGFSEFLLVSRTSSLTLSVAGIFKEICILFLATRLLGDRLSLLNWLGFAVCLSGISLHVILKAMNSKGEKALKLQKEASSDPDLELLLHHSEHGGRSESLSVTTQRRARA
- the SLC35H1 gene encoding solute carrier family 35 member C2 isoform X5 — its product is MAAALGRAAGAAPLVLLYYGCSAAITFYNKWLLQSFPFPLLVTLLHLLLIFGLSALARALARCRSGRPRTALPWADCLRRAAPAALSTSLDIGLSNWSFLYVTVSLYTMTKSSAILFILLFSLLFKLEEVRVALLLVVLLIAGGLFMFTYKSTQFNAQGFVLVLCASFLGGIRWTLTQILMQKAELGLQNPIDTMFHLQPLMFLGLFPLFVVFEGLPLSISEKLLRFHEAGMLLSLVGKLFLGGILAFGLGFSEFLLVSRTSSLTLSVAGIFKEICILFLATRLLGDRLSLLNWLGFAVCLSGISLHVILKAMNSKGEKALKLQKEASSDPDLELLLHHSEHETVDRYVTELKTCSKTLELRICENCGHGLICRILHTA
- the SLC35H1 gene encoding solute carrier family 35 member C2 isoform X6 — protein: MAAALGRAAGAAPLVLLYYGCSAAITFYNKWLLQSFPFPLLVTLLHLLLIFGLSALARALARCRSGRPRTALPWADCLRRAAPAALSTSLDIGLSNWSFLYVTVSLYTMTKSSAILFILLFSLLFKLEEVRVALLLVVLLIAGGLFMFTYKSTQFNAQGFVLVLCASFLGGIRWTLTQILMQKAELGLQNPIDTMFHLQPLMFLGLFPLFVVFEGLPLSISEKLLRFHEAGMLLSLVGKLFLGGILAFGLGFSEFLLVSRTSSLTLSVAGIFKEICILFLATRLLGDRLSLLNWLGFAVCLSGISLHVILKAMNSKGEKALKLQKEASSDPDLELLLHHSEHGGRSESLSVTTQRRARACRNSRSICDRIKDLQ
- the SLC35H1 gene encoding solute carrier family 35 member C2 isoform X2 codes for the protein MAAALGRAAGAAPLVLLYYGCSAAITFYNKWLLQSFPFPLLVTLLHLLLIFGLSALARALARCRSGRPRTALPWADCLRRAAPAALSTSLDIGLSNWSFLYVTVSLYTMTKSSAILFILLFSLLFKLEEVRVALLLVVLLIAGGLFMFTYKSTQFNAQGFVLVLCASFLGGIRWTLTQILMQKAELGLPLSISEKLLRFHEAGMLLSLVGKLFLGGILAFGLGFSEFLLVSRTSSLTLSVAGIFKEICILFLATRLLGDRLSLLNWLGFAVCLSGISLHVILKAMNSKGEKALKLQKEASSDPDLELLLHHSEHAPPPLPCTRQTHLPRGHNSLYKGSWPVLRPLSCGAAAFFLDVEGLQWNSPGRMRWSWCLVLETVLHSPLLAALNSSFVSEDKMDQPWPRTSWTLKIWEWGRKYSAVLNGRV